A genome region from Proteus vulgaris includes the following:
- a CDS encoding PTS transporter subunit EIIC encodes MARKKFSESIQRFGRTLLLPIGVLAPIGMILGISGALVQSYMIARFPFLGNETVNALLVSIRSIAGVVFDNIPLLFAMGVAYGMSHKDKGIAVFASVVGYLTLISTINIWLVLTGKLADPAVMTQVGQIKVLGIQTMNISAAGGIITGLIAAWATDKFYNLELPTAFAFFSGKKSVAIIMVGLMIGVGALLPFIWEVLVMGLTKLSAVFLSPVGPFFTAGGERLFIPFGLHHVWNVLFRFTEAGGSYVIDGQTYVGVVPAMTEVLFNQGPSSEYWTMMPSLTRFMAQQQMLVTLFLFPAIALAIYRTSKKENRPEVKSMLVTMVLTAMLGNVTEPLEFTFVFIAPLLYLIYAIIVGIGAVLLSFAGVAIGYIRGTVFDFTIFGLLYEHTNWIFLVLIGSALAVVTYFIFYWAIVKFDIKTPGREESSNMKNTLIKEKRYGEIAEILIQALGGKQNIRNVDNCITRLRIDISEVNQIDKELMLESGCTAFFFPAANHVHVVYGPKVEFVRNAVDEAMKK; translated from the coding sequence ATGGCCAGGAAAAAGTTCAGCGAATCTATTCAGCGCTTTGGTAGAACCCTACTTCTACCTATCGGTGTGTTGGCACCTATTGGTATGATCTTAGGGATCAGTGGTGCTTTAGTTCAGTCTTATATGATTGCACGCTTTCCTTTTCTAGGAAATGAAACCGTCAATGCTTTATTAGTGAGTATCCGCTCGATTGCTGGTGTTGTGTTTGACAATATCCCACTCTTATTTGCAATGGGTGTGGCATATGGTATGAGCCACAAAGATAAGGGGATAGCGGTCTTTGCCTCTGTTGTCGGCTATTTAACCTTGATAAGTACTATCAATATCTGGCTGGTATTGACAGGAAAACTTGCTGATCCTGCGGTTATGACGCAGGTAGGGCAAATCAAGGTTCTGGGTATACAAACCATGAATATTAGTGCCGCGGGAGGGATTATCACGGGATTAATTGCTGCATGGGCAACGGATAAATTCTATAATCTTGAATTACCGACGGCATTTGCCTTCTTCTCAGGAAAAAAATCTGTCGCCATTATTATGGTCGGATTAATGATTGGTGTCGGTGCACTACTGCCTTTTATTTGGGAAGTATTAGTCATGGGCTTAACCAAGCTCTCGGCTGTCTTCTTAAGTCCTGTCGGGCCTTTCTTTACCGCGGGTGGTGAACGTCTCTTTATTCCATTTGGTTTACACCACGTCTGGAACGTACTGTTTAGATTTACCGAAGCGGGTGGTTCTTATGTGATTGATGGGCAAACCTATGTAGGTGTTGTGCCTGCAATGACGGAAGTGTTATTTAACCAAGGACCAAGCAGTGAATATTGGACAATGATGCCAAGCCTAACGCGTTTTATGGCTCAGCAACAGATGCTTGTTACGCTGTTCCTATTCCCAGCGATTGCGTTAGCAATTTACAGAACCTCTAAAAAAGAAAACCGTCCTGAAGTGAAATCGATGTTGGTGACGATGGTCTTAACCGCCATGTTAGGTAACGTCACAGAACCTCTTGAATTTACCTTCGTCTTTATCGCGCCGCTACTTTATTTAATTTACGCGATTATCGTGGGTATTGGCGCAGTTTTACTCTCGTTTGCGGGTGTTGCAATTGGTTATATCCGAGGCACAGTCTTCGACTTCACGATTTTTGGTTTACTGTACGAACATACTAACTGGATCTTCTTAGTATTGATTGGTAGCGCACTGGCTGTTGTGACCTACTTTATTTTCTACTGGGCTATCGTCAAATTTGATATCAAAACGCCGGGTAGAGAAGAATCAAGCAATATGAAAAATACGCTAATCAAAGAAAAACGTTATGGCGAAATTGCCGAGATTTTAATTCAAGCATTAGGCGGTAAACAAAATATTCGTAATGTTGATAACTGTATTACACGATTACGTATTGATATTAGTGAAGTTAATCAAATAGATAAAGAATTAATGTTGGAGTCTGGATGTACAGCATTCTTCTTTCCGGCAGCAAACCATGTCCATGTCGTTTATGGCCCTAAAGTCGAATTTGTTCGCAATGCTGTTGATGAAGCAATGAAGAAATAA
- a CDS encoding DUF2543 family protein: protein MNNDIHFKYYDMVEEYAMESIEPVAEAEEDALALYFQLLLTRLMNNEEISENAQQEMAKEAGIDKKRIDDIAMFLNRWGNE from the coding sequence ATGAACAATGACATTCATTTTAAATATTATGATATGGTCGAAGAGTATGCGATGGAATCGATAGAGCCTGTTGCTGAAGCAGAAGAAGATGCACTTGCTCTCTACTTCCAGTTATTACTTACACGATTAATGAATAACGAAGAAATTAGCGAAAACGCACAGCAAGAGATGGCAAAAGAAGCGGGTATTGATAAAAAACGCATTGATGATATCGCCATGTTTCTTAATCGCTGGGGTAACGAATAA
- a CDS encoding DUF2058 domain-containing protein, with the protein MAKLTLQEQMLKAGLVTSKKMAKVQRTAKKSRVQAREAREAVEENKKAQLERDKRLSEQQKQATLSKEYKAQVKQLIEMNKITPSKGDIDFNFTDNNVIKNIVVDKLTQSQLISGRLAIARLDNADKTEYAIIPASVADKITQRDVDCILLNNALSETEQDEDDPYADFKIPDDLMW; encoded by the coding sequence ATGGCAAAACTTACCTTACAAGAGCAAATGTTAAAAGCTGGGCTTGTGACCAGTAAAAAAATGGCAAAAGTCCAAAGAACAGCAAAAAAATCACGCGTTCAAGCGCGAGAAGCAAGAGAAGCCGTAGAAGAAAATAAAAAAGCGCAGCTTGAGCGAGATAAACGGCTTAGTGAGCAACAAAAACAAGCCACTTTATCTAAAGAATATAAAGCGCAAGTTAAGCAACTTATTGAAATGAATAAAATTACGCCATCAAAAGGCGATATTGACTTTAACTTCACTGACAATAATGTGATTAAAAATATTGTGGTGGATAAACTGACGCAATCTCAATTGATTAGTGGACGACTCGCCATTGCGCGTCTGGATAACGCAGATAAAACGGAATACGCAATTATTCCTGCCAGTGTCGCGGATAAAATTACCCAACGAGATGTGGACTGTATCTTGTTAAATAACGCACTTAGCGAAACAGAACAAGATGAAGACGATCCTTATGCTGATTTTAAAATTCCAGATGATTTGATGTGGTGA
- a CDS encoding adenylosuccinate lyase family protein, with protein MRALYDSKSKTIDDRGIKNLLSNEAKYSTWLMFEAMLAQAQAEYGFIPQSAADEIKEKAIIENIDFEEMNRIYQKIGHGFVPFLKVLVKACSEESGKYVHYGITTQNIQQSSQLYMMKTVHNKFMLLLSEIIENLSNLAEKTKHMVMAGRTHGRHAIPITYGYKVSVWISDFIDCYQRMKECEKRVFTIMMGGAVGAFNSMPEVGMKVQKRVAELVGMQAMEVPSRNLSTHKLEYMMNLALMANICHKIGEEVYSTTLEEIAEVSEGFTKGTVGSSTMPHKINPKLAKGIIANSQKLYSLPNVGMYSAVRPYEGDSSSYMLFDGLIEEALELTTEILLRTEELSRTIVPHEERMLHNVMRNKGLDNTEYVMMKMAEKLGKDKAHSLLYEEAIKTAADGEDFYTNLMKNETITAAFNADEIKAMLDPRSYIGLSVELAEKEAKRGLAAAQEIKQSYK; from the coding sequence ATGAGAGCGTTATACGATTCTAAAAGTAAAACAATCGACGATCGCGGTATAAAAAATCTGCTGTCCAATGAAGCTAAATATTCAACTTGGTTGATGTTTGAAGCAATGTTAGCGCAAGCACAAGCTGAATACGGTTTTATTCCACAGTCTGCCGCAGATGAAATTAAAGAAAAGGCGATTATTGAGAATATCGATTTTGAAGAGATGAACCGTATTTATCAAAAAATCGGTCATGGCTTTGTGCCTTTCTTAAAAGTGCTGGTGAAGGCATGCTCTGAAGAAAGTGGTAAATATGTGCACTACGGTATTACCACGCAAAATATACAGCAAAGTTCACAGCTGTATATGATGAAAACCGTACACAATAAGTTCATGTTATTGTTGAGTGAGATTATTGAAAACTTATCAAATCTCGCAGAAAAAACAAAACATATGGTCATGGCGGGAAGAACGCACGGTCGTCATGCCATTCCTATCACTTATGGGTATAAAGTTTCCGTGTGGATCAGCGATTTTATTGATTGCTACCAGCGCATGAAAGAATGTGAGAAGCGTGTATTTACCATTATGATGGGAGGCGCAGTAGGTGCTTTTAACTCAATGCCTGAAGTGGGAATGAAAGTACAAAAACGCGTTGCTGAATTAGTGGGTATGCAAGCGATGGAGGTTCCTTCACGTAACCTCAGTACGCATAAATTAGAGTACATGATGAACTTGGCTTTGATGGCAAATATCTGCCATAAAATAGGTGAAGAAGTTTATAGCACGACGTTAGAAGAAATTGCTGAAGTTTCTGAAGGGTTTACAAAAGGCACGGTGGGGAGTAGCACGATGCCTCATAAAATTAACCCCAAACTCGCGAAAGGAATTATTGCTAACTCGCAGAAACTGTACTCATTACCTAATGTGGGGATGTACTCTGCGGTAAGACCTTATGAAGGTGATAGTAGTTCTTATATGTTATTCGATGGCTTAATTGAAGAAGCATTAGAATTAACAACAGAAATTTTATTAAGAACGGAAGAACTTTCAAGAACCATTGTTCCTCATGAAGAGAGAATGCTACATAACGTGATGAGAAATAAGGGTTTAGATAATACCGAATACGTTATGATGAAAATGGCAGAAAAATTAGGGAAAGATAAAGCGCATTCACTGTTATATGAAGAAGCGATTAAAACAGCGGCAGATGGTGAAGATTTTTACACTAACCTGATGAAGAATGAAACCATTACCGCGGCGTTTAATGCAGATGAAATTAAGGCAATGCTCGATCCTCGTTCTTATATCGGTTTATCCGTAGAACTTGCTGAAAAGGAAGCAAAACGTGGGTTAGCAGCGGCTCAAGAAATTAAGCAAAGCTATAAATAA
- a CDS encoding RluA family pseudouridine synthase: protein MSTIIDTFIAPPCHDEIEILYQDEHLVLINKPTGLLSLSGKNPQNIDSVHYRLVKLFPDCTLVHRLDFGTSGVMVVARNKAINALLCQQFSLRRVTKVYNALLCGHLDENEGIIDAPIAKDPSLFPRMSICPTNGKPARSRYRVIARFYQTLEDGTLLPLTRVQFMPETGRTHQLRIHSQFIGHPILGCDLYGGGNEGLIEERKGTERTPRLMLHASELHFVHPISQTPIKACSESPF from the coding sequence ATGTCTACGATTATTGATACTTTTATTGCTCCACCTTGCCATGATGAAATCGAGATCCTTTATCAAGATGAGCATTTAGTACTTATCAATAAACCAACTGGACTATTGAGCTTATCAGGAAAAAATCCACAAAACATCGACTCGGTACATTATCGATTAGTGAAGCTATTTCCAGACTGTACTCTTGTTCATCGCCTTGATTTTGGTACTTCTGGTGTGATGGTTGTGGCGCGCAATAAAGCAATCAACGCGCTTTTGTGTCAACAATTTAGTCTACGCAGAGTAACCAAAGTATACAACGCACTACTGTGCGGGCATTTAGATGAGAATGAAGGAATTATCGATGCGCCGATTGCAAAAGATCCATCTCTGTTTCCACGCATGTCGATTTGCCCCACTAATGGCAAACCTGCACGCTCTCGTTATCGTGTTATTGCGCGTTTTTATCAGACGTTAGAAGATGGAACATTATTGCCTCTAACGCGGGTACAATTTATGCCTGAAACAGGAAGGACACACCAACTTCGCATTCACAGCCAGTTTATAGGGCATCCTATTTTAGGTTGTGATTTATATGGCGGAGGCAACGAAGGTTTAATTGAAGAAAGGAAAGGAACAGAACGGACTCCGCGACTTATGCTTCATGCGAGTGAACTTCATTTTGTCCACCCCATTAGCCAAACACCCATAAAAGCGTGCAGTGAGAGCCCGTTTTAG
- a CDS encoding cold-shock protein — translation MAMNGIITKWFEDKGFGFIKDENGDNRYFHVIKVANPALIKTDANVTFEPTTNTKGLSAYAVKVIPDSKYVYIAGERVKLASIKSFRIYSEEISADTHINKENTVLSVGTLMNSIRPKSADGANNMRTLRKLAITTMHGTEIIFTEDELDIDETIKALKL, via the coding sequence ATGGCAATGAACGGAATAATCACAAAGTGGTTTGAAGATAAAGGTTTTGGATTTATTAAAGATGAAAACGGTGATAACCGTTATTTTCATGTGATTAAAGTTGCCAACCCTGCTTTGATAAAGACAGATGCCAATGTCACGTTTGAACCAACCACAAATACGAAAGGCTTGTCTGCTTACGCAGTGAAAGTGATCCCAGACAGTAAATACGTTTATATTGCAGGTGAGCGAGTTAAACTAGCATCCATTAAGTCATTTCGAATTTATAGTGAAGAGATATCTGCAGATACGCATATCAATAAAGAAAATACGGTACTTTCTGTTGGTACCTTAATGAATAGCATCAGACCAAAATCAGCGGATGGCGCGAATAACATGCGCACGTTGAGAAAGCTTGCGATCACCACTATGCACGGAACAGAAATCATTTTTACTGAAGATGAGCTCGATATCGATGAAACAATAAAGGCACTTAAACTGTAA
- a CDS encoding MurR/RpiR family transcriptional regulator, which translates to MLDFLKNYDNLTISEKKVLKYLTDNIADIPYLNINDLVAKTFVSKTVIINLSQKLGFSGFKELKFQINNYILTKNKVEKTNAASYKKQLEKNINKTFTLINEEQIQECAKTLRHSRNIFIVARGTSKAVGYYLEHLLFALGLHCFFINDYNLSDSFTRLVNEDDTVIFISLSGGTKKIIETAKIVQLKDANIISMTAFNTNELTTYATHALFCFADNHDTKKDDTKSRIGFFMLVDLLINELENLL; encoded by the coding sequence ATGCTGGATTTTTTAAAAAATTATGACAATTTAACGATCAGCGAAAAGAAAGTATTAAAGTATCTCACCGATAATATTGCGGATATTCCGTATTTAAATATTAATGATCTAGTCGCCAAAACCTTTGTATCAAAAACGGTTATCATTAATTTATCGCAAAAATTGGGATTTAGTGGATTTAAAGAGCTTAAATTTCAAATTAATAATTATATTTTAACAAAAAATAAAGTCGAAAAGACTAATGCCGCGTCCTATAAAAAACAATTAGAAAAAAATATTAATAAAACATTTACCTTAATTAATGAAGAGCAAATTCAGGAGTGTGCAAAAACTTTACGTCATTCTAGGAATATTTTTATTGTTGCAAGAGGCACGAGCAAAGCAGTAGGGTATTACCTTGAACATCTATTATTTGCATTAGGTCTACATTGCTTTTTTATTAATGATTATAATTTATCTGATTCGTTTACACGTCTTGTTAATGAAGACGACACGGTGATCTTTATCTCCCTTTCAGGTGGTACTAAGAAAATCATCGAGACAGCAAAGATCGTGCAGTTAAAAGATGCCAACATCATTAGCATGACAGCATTTAATACCAACGAATTAACCACTTATGCAACTCATGCTCTATTTTGTTTTGCTGATAATCATGATACAAAGAAAGATGATACCAAATCTCGCATTGGCTTTTTTATGCTGGTGGATTTACTGATTAATGAGTTGGAAAATTTACTTTAA
- the yajD gene encoding HNH nuclease YajD — MALIPKNYARLESGYREKALKIYPWVCGRCAREFVYSNLRELTVHHIDHDHTNNPEDGSNWELLCLFCHDHEHSKYTEADQYGTTVIAGEDAQDDIGAATYNPFADLKSMLNKKK, encoded by the coding sequence ATGGCTCTGATCCCAAAAAACTATGCACGGTTGGAAAGTGGCTACCGTGAAAAAGCACTGAAAATCTATCCATGGGTGTGTGGACGTTGTGCGCGTGAATTTGTCTACTCGAACTTACGTGAACTCACCGTTCATCATATTGATCACGACCACACCAATAACCCAGAAGATGGTAGTAACTGGGAATTATTGTGTCTGTTTTGCCATGATCATGAACATTCAAAATACACAGAAGCAGACCAATATGGCACAACGGTTATCGCTGGTGAAGATGCACAAGATGATATAGGTGCAGCCACTTATAACCCTTTTGCTGATTTAAAATCGATGCTTAATAAGAAAAAATAG